The Bombus pascuorum chromosome 5, iyBomPasc1.1, whole genome shotgun sequence genome segment GTCTTTTCCATCTGgcagaaattttgtttactaGTCCTTTCATCCCAGAAGATTTTAAGTAACGATTCTCCAGTTCTGTCTGCACCATATAACTGATGATCTCCGCGGGTGAATCCTCCAATGCATAACCGGCCAATCTAGTTATACTCGGGTGCGTGTCTAACCTGTACCTTCTATCTTCCTCGTCTTCGTCCAGGTTGCCTAGCCGACCAGGTACCTTGAACTTCATCGAGGCGATGCTCGTTTTTTCCGAAATCGTAAAAGGAAATCTGTCTTGACTCTTCTTCTTAAACCGTGGTGAGTCTCTTGATTTGTCATAGCGCAGCTTCGACATCGAGGAAGAACCTGCGAGAGTAAATTGTGGAATTTCatagaatttctctgtaaaaaATGCGGTAGTATCTGATTGAATAGTTCTTGTTTGTTCAGAGTTTAGATTTTTTCGAATTTGCTCGACTGCTAGTTTTTCTAACGAAAATCGAAGCTTGTCAGTAACTTTTCTTGGTTTGATTAGTTCTTCGTCCTCTGCAGACGTGTTCAaggatttaaatttttctgaatCTTCGATCAGAAACTCTTGGCAACCACCATCTCCTATTTGATTCtcgaataaatttgttttcctttcttcggTGATTTTTTCGAAACATTCTCCTTCgtaagtattatttatatgtttatctCGGTAACTTTCTAAAGGAAAACTGGTAGATACATTTCTTGgagaaaaagtattaaattctttagatCCCTCTGGCTCTTCGATCTCTTTTACTGATTCTCGAGTATCGTAAGGTGACGAAGTTTCTGATTCATCTtctgaagaaatattttgctcgagaatattttgttcgtttttcttttcagaCTTTTTTGGATTATCAGAAAAATTCAAGGGCCTAAAAGTGTCTATCGTGGGACGATTAATGGAAGATTCATAATCCTGATTCTCTTCTCTCGCAGTTTTTGATTGAGCGTCTTCCAAAATTACATTCGATTTTTCCATACTATCCGACTCATTTTTGATACTGtccaaattgaaatatttttcttgttcctGTGACTCTATTTTCGTAGAAGATTCGGACATAATcgcataatttttcataaaaggtgAATTTTCATGTGATGTAGAAACAAATTGAAGATTTTCAAGTGACGAGGAATTGCTTCGAAAAGTTTGTGTACTGGAATTTCTTGGACTAATTAATCCTTTATCactttcattaaatttacttCGAATTGATAGCTTGCTTCTATTACTAGGTATTTTTATAGGTATCTTAGATTTTATACTAAGAGATGATCTGCAAGATGTTGTAGATGTTGTTAATTTACTTCGATTTTCATCGGACTTTGAGAAACGTACATccatcgataaattattttcggaGGATTCTAACCTAAAAACTGCCTTGCTATCAGTACAGGATTCACTGCAAGTATTTTCAAAAACATCTTTTGCTGTTTGTTGTTTCAAGGACGCGTTTGACAACGCTATGATCAAAGCATTTGAATCTAAATGTCTCTCTGAACAAATTTTACTGTTTGGTGATGTTGAGTATGATATTTCTCGTGAATTTAAAACTAGAGTTGGTACGTTTATGAATTCTTGGCTATTGACAATTTTACTTCCATGTGAATTATGTGTTCCTTGGCTATTCATGATAGATTGTGGTGAACAGCAATTTTCTCCATTTTGTGACAATTTTGTGAAGTCGCTGACGAAAAACTCTCTAAACGAAGAAGCTGTACTTTGATCTTCGCTTGCATTAGATTTAAATGGCGGAgaggtaatattttttaactgagaaatattactttcattgttatcgtaatttaatatacttttggATATTGCTTCCTTGAATCCTTGTCCACTATCAACATTTGAAGAAAGTTCTGAATTGTTATTTGAGTCATTTccaaatattgaattttgtacAATGGTTTCTGGTGACGCTACACTTTTTGGAGTCGAAGTACAGTTTTTATTTTGAGAAGGATTGAAATACTCATTTGCCACTATTTCTCGTTTGTTTTGATAATGAATTTTCTCACGGTTGGTATTTTCATTAGAAATCTTTTCACAGGTAATGAAAGtttgattttcataaaatttcaaatttgggGAATTAATATATTCCTTTGCGATTATTTCTTGTTCATTTTGATCAAAAATCTTCTCACTACtttgtttaacattttcattataaatattttctccaAAATTTACCATATTATTAGATAaggttttagaaatttcattttccagaATGTTTGTGGGCATATTGGGATAAATCGGGGTTTCAAACACAGATCGTGGCGTTTGTAAGCATTCTTTATTATAGTCATGGATTTCTTGCCTAGCAGAAAAGAACATTGGCTCATCTACagtttctttcatattttgaCCACAATCGCTTCTCGAACTGctcaattttctataaaaagacCTTTCACGCGGTGTTTTTCTCAAAGAAGCCAAAGGTACGAAAGGTTTATTTAAACCCTGCTGTAATTTACTTCCAGTGAAATCCATTCTTGGAACAAGAGACGAAACATTTTCAAGATAATCATTCCTCGATGAATTAATAAGTGTTTGGTTAGACGATCTTTCCGAGGATAAAGATAAAGTATCGTTTAGATTTTGTATCTCCAAATTATTACTACATAAATTTGGAGAAATATTAGTTTCTTGTGGCGTAAGACGCATTAAACGATCAATTTTGTGACTAGAACCAATTCTGTCCGACATAACCTCAAAATTGGAATCTGCCTCACTGCCAGAGCTAAGATTCTGCAAAATTACTCCACGACAAGGTCTATATTTATTGTGTAAAGAACTTTTCAACGAAATTGGTGAAATTGGTTGTAACTCAATTCTATTTTTCGGTAAATTTTCGCTAGATGTATCAGGATAAATATGGTGGAACACGTTTTTTTGAGATCTAGAGGAATCATTATTTGTCTCTTCCTGTTGATTACGATATAATCTTGCTGATAATGATGAATGTCGTTGAGTATTATTTGTTAACATTTCGATTTCTACCGATGGATGTTGCaccgaatatttttctgacaTTCCTTTAACTTTATTTTCGATCACTGAACTTCTATTTGATGTTTGGCTGTTACTGTTGACTGAATTGTCTTGTAAGTCCGAAGTGCTGATTTCACTTGGATTCGAGACAACCATATTTCgatttgtttcgttttcgaGATGAATTTTCGCCCTTCTTCGCACTCGTGCGTCTTTTGCTTTGAAATCGCCAAAAGACCTTTTGGGAAATATTGTTTCCtgttcttctgtttcttcgttttcttcaaTTCGGTTGTTTGTTTCGTGGAAATAGAAATCTCGTTTTCGAGATAGACGACGGCTGATGTTAATTACACGACTAGCCAGACGTGTCACTTCATTTGGTGATGGATGATGCTGAAGACGCTTCTTGAGATCGGATGGCGAACTTCCTCCGGAACTGCTATCGCTTCCTGTGTTCTCTTCGTCTTCGTTAATCGAACGATCTAATTATTAggattacataaattttatttattttaggttCGAGgcatagaaaaattctttacagtttaaatcattttcatttaacttgtatattattatacattacgtatattacatattacgaAAAATTTTCGTAAATCTTGTAAAGACGCTATTTTTAGTCAAATAAAATGCTACAAAATTTTACTCTAAAGTTTGTGCATTCTACAGCAAGATTCtactaattatattattattatcataaaatcataatcatttaatcataaaataaatatgttattatacATACGCTACGAAGATCTTTGGGATGACTCTACATTGTCAAATGACAATATTATGTACTTAAGGGTTAAAAACGATTTTAATAACTCTtcaaaaagatttattaaataatttttcaatctgTATTCAATGCTTCAAAGTTTTAAAATCTCATTTTAGCATTTTAGTGTAGTTTTGCCATGAAATTTAGTGATATGTAGaagtatgtataataatatttaaaaaggttACGTAACggatgttttaataatttttagaagttaaagaattttgatcaaaaatataatttgtcttTCAATTCAAAAGCATTACCTGCTAATATGGATTTTTAAGGATCGACTACTTTGCATTTACACTTTTTGTTCGCTGAGAACAATATCAGTTGCCGTTCTAAAAATATTGCTATCACGTCATTAACTTTATTCGATGATAAAAATGTCGATATTCCTTGAACTTGCGATGTAAAAGAGGAATGCCAGAGGTTATGAGatagaaaatgaattaaaaatatttttaatcattcgattattatacatataaaatattatgattcgacttaattatatttaattatataattgtataattatataaaatgccATAATTGAACCTTCCAATAATTGATAATGATtctgaaagaaattaaaaataacattcgcctgaataataataaaattttgtatttaaaaattataactacACACTGAcgttgttattaattataagttaaaatgagaaaattaaataaaagatgagAATGAAGCTCTAACAGTAACAGTACATGTAAAattggagaaaataaaattcctaccAGCAGAAGATAAAGGGCTTGGTGTCTTTACTTCTTTCACTTCTATGTTCTCCAGTATCCTGTCGTCGTTATCTAACATATCGGATCCGTTGAAAACATTCTGCCGATTTTCCATACACGGAGTATTAAAACAGGTTagcagaatatttaaattactctATGCGTGACATAAAAAAACATAAGAAGTCATTCTGGTTAACGAAACAACTAAATCATGGACACCTCTATTTGAATGTAGTATTCTAAttgatattacaaaattctatttcttttaaatctttCTATTAGTCAGgtgattttaattataatattatgaaacaatAGTCCTTAATAagtgtaaatatttgaattccTTCAACctcatttttattcgataacattcttttataattacataagtATAATTAGATAGTTCGTATGTGAAGATACGAAGTTCCATAAAATACgaaatctataatttattttataccttgtttaattttctgaGCAAATGTTGGTcttcttcgaaatatttaataataattaaatatcaatcgTACTAGTtgaatatatgtatctttttaaGTGACGTCTGTGATAAAATCATATTTGATATCTGGAATGTGTTATAATAACGAATTCCAAAAGGTAGCGCCACGTATGCAACAAATTTGATCAATTTTAACAGATATTCTATTTACCTACTGACAATAAAAGATCTGCAATAGACCATTTAAAAGAGTTATAGAATCGTTCTATGAAGTTTTCAAAATCAGGATAACAATTCATTTATGAATACACTCGAAAACACTTGACGATGGATATATTTAATCTGCTCGCAAAAATGTCAGCgaaaaaatgcaattaaaataaataataattatttcatttaaaatttgaagtgACACACTTAAAATCAAGTAGACTCATGAAGAACAAAATTCTGTGAAATTCTAGCgcgaaatttcaaatcgagCAATGTGAATTCTTCAAACACAATATACACATCTAACAGTTTTTAGGCAATACAGTTGTCATTTATGTATTTTGAGCATGAATTCCTTCGCGGACAGCccattattcttttttatggaTAACATGTCGCCTATAATTTCTGTTAAAACTTCCAAAGATATacgaaaaattgttgaattatCGGATACAGGTTGTGATGCCAGGTTACCAGTATCTAAAATTGCACGACACATTAATCGATCTCATTCTCCAAAATTTACCAAGATAAAACAGCACAGAAATTGGGAATCGTATTGCCCagaaaaaatcgaaaataaatcTTACGGAGAAAGATTTCGCGTACAAAATGAATCTGACGCAATGGATACTGAAGAATGTTTCTTTATACTTAAAGAAGATGGAACTAATCAGGTACATTTTACTTAAATCAATTATGAGTATCTACAGTTATTCAGGGCTTAAACGGAaatcagaaattttatttaaattaaagaaaaaaatttttatagacaTATTCAACTTAATACTTtagattgaaatttatacattacGTTTACAAATTTGTAGAAAACTTTGCTTTCCGaatcttgatattttattcaataaaattgtcTAACCTATTTTGTATAGTCATTATGAAACTTATgtcagaaaattgaaatttttttataatcttattTAGCTCTAAGAATGTTCTAGGCATTTAATTGGTCTAATTACTATATTAAATGAAGAAAGGCTTGTTTTTTTACCATTCTTCTCTTTATTctacttaatttttttttctaataaacaattgtttatttttgtaatattacacTAAAAATACACGTTGATCATTtggaaaacatttttcaataaaattttcccctttcttcttttttaaattaattctacaGTACTACTGGCAAAATCACTCTCCACATGAAGATTTTACTGAAAACGTAGAATGCAAAAGAAGTCCAGGGTCCAAAGACTTGAGAACCAAATTAAGAGCATCAGCCGATAGATTAAGATCAAATTCCTGTGAACCAGATGACGACTCTTACGAAATCTCAAACACATTTCGCAATAATCCTAACATAActcatgaaaatattctaaacgatataaaaaaaaacaatcctCAATCCTATCCAACGAGACCAAAAAGTGCTGGagctaaattaaaattcgctCGTTCCAATTATTCTAACAATAGATTAGATACTAACCTTATCGATCAACCTATTACCGATAGAGGAATGATCTCTGTGAAACAAGATTATTCAGAAGACTTCATATCCAAAGAAATCCCACGAAATTCACCAAGATACCAGAAACTTCACTGGCAAAGACTGAATATGTCCTCTTGCAACGATACTGAAGACCATATCGACGAAATATCGTATAGAAATCACAGATTTTCTAAGTACAGTTCAAGAAACGAAAAACCAGTCAGCTCAGCGAAtccaaataaaatatcaaaagattGGATTGAATTGACTCCAGACAGAACTCGATCCAGAACATGGTCATCACCTATAGATCGACGAAAAAAAACACGatgtttttcaaaaaatatctGTGAAAACTTAgatcaaattgaaaataaacaggataataaaatttcaaataacgaATATTCTAGATATTCTAGGTTAAGAAACACGAATTCTAATTGTTCCATAGACAAATCAAGACGATTCGTGGATCGCGCAGTGGATAAAGACAGTTTATCTGACTTACGAAATGTTTGTACATCCACTGAACATCTTTCTAGCTCGACTATTTTTGACACGTTGTCGAATCAAGTTGAAAAGAGTAATATTAAAAGTAGCTTCTGGGACTTTATTCCATTGGACAATAAAACTAATGGAAAATGCAAAGAAGTTtctgaaaataagaaaattgattATCCATATCAGCAACACGTTCCTTTAGACAGTAATACTTGTCCAATTCTGAAACATTCAGTGAAGAATAATGACGAttcaaaatggaaaaatagatTTCCGCAAAACGATTCTGTGAATAATCCATCGCCATTAATAAAACGTCAAAATGCATCAGAAACTACTGATGATAAAAGAAgcttctttgtttcttcttcctaTAATGAACGATTTAACAAACCTTCAGCAAACagcaaaaaagtaaaagaagaattaaatcCTAACCTTGAGAAAAATCGAATTGcaattacaaatattcataaaaattctaaaactgTGGATTCTATAAAGAATCAAGAGGAATGTGAATATGAATCTAAGAGTCAGagtaaaattggaaataaacATACTTTTGGATGGACAAACAAAGCAAATAAGTATTTGAAGAGACCATGTAGCGttttaaagaatgaaaatgataacaagaagaaaatagtgAATGCTAGCGACATCTCCAACGTTACCAACGATCAGAAAGTTAGAACAAATATTATGGAGAGAACAGCGGCATgtttgaaacgaaaattagATAAATCGAAGATTAAGGAATATTCGACGAGCAATCAGTTTTCACCAACAGTGGTAGAGAAGAAAATTCGTTCCGAAGTTTCAGCTTGCTCCAAATTACCGATAAGAATAGGAAATCGTCGAAGATCGAGAAATCCGATGACGAGGGATCAATTTGATTTCAAGTTCGTTtctaaagaagaaaacaaagagaTAGAGATGAAAGAATTGAAAGAAGATTCGTGTAGGTTAAGTTCTGTGAGATCTCGAACGAAACCGAAAATAAAACCGAGTGTGAAGTTAGACGAAGCGATTGACTTTATCGACACggtgaaaaatttccaatcgaTGGAAAGTGGAGGAtctaatttagaaaataaaaataaagttaaggattgtttgatagataatttaaaagcgaaatcgattttaatcgaAGATCGCGTTGATAATAATTCAGTTGGTAACGTAGATACGAAGGAAAATTCGTCGACTTTGATAGATTCTTCCAAAAATGCGAATCTGGAAATTGATAACATCGTACATGGAAATaatgaagaaatgaaaattttgaacgTGGAAGAAGATcaacgaaagagaaatttcaCGAACCCTAGACGAGAAATGAATCGTAAGAATGGTTTGACGAAGGAAATGGTTGATGGTGTTGCCAGAAGTGGTCTTAATGAGAaatgttgttttcgtttgaatGATGAGGAGGGTATTgcatgtaattattataataaggAACATAGGAATTTAGGCTTTTTTCGATCGCGAAAGCCTACAGCAATCAAATCGCAGTTCTGATATATTGGGATTTAATTATCGAACTTAAAACGTTAACTAGACGAAatcatgaaataaaaaataaaagaaatagaattgaGACAATACGAAGCCGTGATAATTACACATCGCAGACTGTAATTGATTCGAAaactataatatgtattttttaatttcacatataaaacacattatagcacatatagaaaaatcgttattaatataaataagtttttgtttcagttttacTTTTGGACGTTTCTGAAAAAAAGTCTTGAACATACTagcaaatgataaaaatttatttaataaaaattatataggtCTCTGAgttattctaataaaattattctgaatttcttatgtatttacaatagtatttttaataaattctagtTTCAACTGATTTATTTGGTTCTGGTCAATCTTAGGCTTCTTGTTAAGTAAGAggtaagtatatgtataactttatCAAGTAAGTATAACAGTCTTATTCtagtaaataatttgttcATTAAATTTCCCGCAAATTATATCTGCATTCATATGATATCACTACCCTTCCACAAACATTTTACAATATGCTCAAATCTACCCCCGAAACACGCGCAAAGCCGCAGATACCATAGAATTTTTTTCACTATATTTAGAATTTCTACAATTccaattatttacattaatcgGGAATATCGAGCCATAGAAAAAGAAGGTTGTCCTCGTGTAAGTTCGTACAGATGGACAAGGCGTGTGTGTCTACTTACTATTGTACAGGGGGATGCACCATGGGTTACCTCAAAAGAAGATTCCGAATGATACCAATTATGTCATCAACGCACCATACATCCCACTGGCTCCGTTCGTTCGCTGTCATAGCATGGATTACGCCCGCATGTCAACCCCTGCCAGTCGCGCCACCCTCGTATTTTTGCTCTCTCACTGTGCATTCGTCTCTGCGGGGATCCACACAATCTCAgaatcaaaagaaaaatatgtaattgtcTTTATTTACCCTTCCGCCTTTTTCACGGTTGAATGAGAACCTGATACTGTGGCGGGAAGATGCGTGTAATTTTATGGCAAGAACGTAGTAGGATTgaacaaaaaatcaaaattatgcGACTACTTTTTTTTAGTGGCAAAACTTG includes the following:
- the LOC132907112 gene encoding uncharacterized protein LOC132907112; the protein is MLDNDDRILENIEVKEVKTPSPLSSADRSINEDEENTGSDSSSGGSSPSDLKKRLQHHPSPNEVTRLASRVINISRRLSRKRDFYFHETNNRIEENEETEEQETIFPKRSFGDFKAKDARVRRRAKIHLENETNRNMVVSNPSEISTSDLQDNSVNSNSQTSNRSSVIENKVKGMSEKYSVQHPSVEIEMLTNNTQRHSSLSARLYRNQQEETNNDSSRSQKNVFHHIYPDTSSENLPKNRIELQPISPISLKSSLHNKYRPCRGVILQNLSSGSEADSNFEVMSDRIGSSHKIDRLMRLTPQETNISPNLCSNNLEIQNLNDTLSLSSERSSNQTLINSSRNDYLENVSSLVPRMDFTGSKLQQGLNKPFVPLASLRKTPRERSFYRKLSSSRSDCGQNMKETVDEPMFFSARQEIHDYNKECLQTPRSVFETPIYPNMPTNILENEISKTLSNNMVNFGENIYNENVKQSSEKIFDQNEQEIIAKEYINSPNLKFYENQTFITCEKISNENTNREKIHYQNKREIVANEYFNPSQNKNCTSTPKSVASPETIVQNSIFGNDSNNNSELSSNLKNITSPPFKSNASEDQSTASSFREFFVSDFTKLSQNGENCCSPQSIMNSQGTHNSHGSKIVNSQEFINVPTLVLNSREISYSTSPNSKICSERHLDSNALIIALSNASLKQQTAKDVFENTCSESCTDSKAVFRLESSENNLSMDVRFSKSDENRSKLTTSTTSCRSSLSIKSKIPIKIPSNRSKLSIRSKFNESDKGLISPRNSSTQTFRSNSSSLENLQFVSTSHENSPFMKNYAIMSESSTKIESQEQEKYFNLDSIKNESDSMEKSNVILEDAQSKTAREENQDYESSINRPTIDTFRPLNFSDNPKKSEKKNEQNILEQNISSEDESETSSPYDTRESVKEIEEPEGSKEFNTFSPRNVSTSFPLESYRDKHINNTYEGECFEKITEERKTNLFENQIGDGGCQEFLIEDSEKFKSLNTSAEDEELIKPRKVTDKLRFSLEKLAVEQIRKNLNSEQTRTIQSDTTAFFTEKFYEIPQFTLAGSSSMSKLRYDKSRDSPRFKKKSQDRFPFTISEKTSIASMKFKVPGRLGNLDEDEEDRRYRLDTHPSITRLAGYALEDSPAEIISYMVQTELENRYLKSSGMKGLVNKISARWKRPKRCGNGIGPTKVTSVIYKNRDYQEECESSNCSESSSLQEFKIYESLEGKLCNPEPSPDSPDEKRYDRDDLWVQAFKNSNHEKGKKNVEIADEVDEDKLKNPYSVFFVKSVQGTPETSTKAFVPKNEKQKQDVSIEKRKNRTKYISKINNKSHDK
- the LOC132907122 gene encoding uncharacterized protein LOC132907122 encodes the protein MSPIISVKTSKDIRKIVELSDTGCDARLPVSKIARHINRSHSPKFTKIKQHRNWESYCPEKIENKSYGERFRVQNESDAMDTEECFFILKEDGTNQYYWQNHSPHEDFTENVECKRSPGSKDLRTKLRASADRLRSNSCEPDDDSYEISNTFRNNPNITHENILNDIKKNNPQSYPTRPKSAGAKLKFARSNYSNNRLDTNLIDQPITDRGMISVKQDYSEDFISKEIPRNSPRYQKLHWQRLNMSSCNDTEDHIDEISYRNHRFSKYSSRNEKPVSSANPNKISKDWIELTPDRTRSRTWSSPIDRRKKTRCFSKNICENLDQIENKQDNKISNNEYSRYSRLRNTNSNCSIDKSRRFVDRAVDKDSLSDLRNVCTSTEHLSSSTIFDTLSNQVEKSNIKSSFWDFIPLDNKTNGKCKEVSENKKIDYPYQQHVPLDSNTCPILKHSVKNNDDSKWKNRFPQNDSVNNPSPLIKRQNASETTDDKRSFFVSSSYNERFNKPSANSKKVKEELNPNLEKNRIAITNIHKNSKTVDSIKNQEECEYESKSQSKIGNKHTFGWTNKANKYLKRPCSVLKNENDNKKKIVNASDISNVTNDQKVRTNIMERTAACLKRKLDKSKIKEYSTSNQFSPTVVEKKIRSEVSACSKLPIRIGNRRRSRNPMTRDQFDFKFVSKEENKEIEMKELKEDSCRLSSVRSRTKPKIKPSVKLDEAIDFIDTVKNFQSMESGGSNLENRVDNNSVGNVDTKENSSTLIDSSKNANLEIDNIVHGNNEEMKILNVEEDQRKRNFTNPRREMNRKNGLTKEMVDGVARSGLNEKCCFRLNDEEGIACNYYNKEHRNLGFFRSRKPTAIKSQF